One part of the Thermanaerothrix sp. genome encodes these proteins:
- a CDS encoding FprA family A-type flavoprotein has translation MGLFSTTVLYESPSHKFFHLGWEEQEEEGFVQTNQYMIQDGDEVMLLDPGGAHVFPRVLANVAEVVDLSKVRHIFYTHQDPDVSSGVTLWLPIAERAKVYISGLWTRFLPHFGVYDQRRIVPIPDGGGTLSFASGNQVHFIPSHFLHSTGCFSLYDPASRILFTGDIGAAVFPPGKRYPEVKDFDSHLQYMEGFHKRYMASNVACRKWVEMVSRFDVDIIAPQHGAVMKGEAARRFLNWFKELKCGSDILDNFYNAQGKLSAR, from the coding sequence ATGGGCCTTTTCAGCACCACCGTTTTATATGAGAGCCCCTCTCACAAGTTCTTCCACCTTGGATGGGAGGAGCAGGAAGAGGAGGGGTTCGTCCAGACCAACCAATACATGATACAGGACGGGGACGAGGTGATGCTCCTGGACCCCGGCGGGGCCCACGTGTTCCCCCGGGTGCTGGCCAACGTGGCGGAGGTGGTGGACCTCTCAAAGGTGAGGCACATCTTCTACACCCACCAGGACCCGGACGTGTCGTCGGGGGTTACCCTGTGGCTTCCCATAGCGGAGCGGGCCAAGGTGTACATATCCGGCCTTTGGACCAGGTTCCTGCCCCACTTCGGGGTTTACGACCAGCGCCGCATAGTGCCCATCCCCGACGGCGGGGGCACCCTGTCCTTCGCCTCCGGTAACCAGGTGCACTTCATACCAAGCCACTTCCTGCACTCCACCGGATGCTTCTCCCTGTACGACCCCGCAAGCCGGATACTCTTCACCGGGGACATAGGAGCCGCAGTGTTCCCCCCCGGCAAGAGGTATCCGGAGGTCAAGGACTTCGACAGCCACCTGCAGTACATGGAGGGTTTCCACAAGCGCTACATGGCGTCCAACGTCGCCTGCCGCAAGTGGGTGGAGATGGTGTCCCGCTTCGACGTGGACATAATCGCCCCCCAGCACGGGGCGGTCATGAAGGGGGAGGCCGCAAGGCGCTTCCTAAACTGGTTCAAGGAGCTCAAGTGCGGGAGCGACATCCTGGATAACTTCTACAACGCCCAGGGCAAGCTGTCCGCCCGCTAG
- a CDS encoding methyl-accepting chemotaxis protein, with product MNSDVAKTVDSTFETLNSFLEIEKISKEIQKIAKQTNLLALNASIEAARAGEHGKGFAVVAQEVQKLAIETKEASEKISSRVFSISAQVQGAMENVRRVSEMFSVIRGSLSGFMDFLSTNKDFLGRVDQILDDASTKISDGADEMNQSVAVMEEATNRFKSMASIISSIVKAQKNLSDVKL from the coding sequence ATGAACTCCGACGTGGCCAAGACGGTTGACTCCACCTTCGAGACCCTTAACTCGTTCCTCGAGATCGAGAAGATCTCCAAGGAGATTCAGAAGATAGCCAAGCAGACCAACCTGCTGGCACTTAACGCCTCCATCGAGGCCGCCAGGGCGGGGGAGCACGGCAAGGGCTTCGCGGTGGTGGCCCAGGAGGTCCAGAAGCTGGCCATAGAGACCAAGGAGGCCTCGGAGAAGATATCAAGCCGGGTGTTCTCCATCTCCGCCCAGGTTCAGGGGGCCATGGAAAACGTGCGCAGGGTTAGCGAGATGTTCTCCGTCATCCGGGGATCCCTGTCGGGCTTCATGGACTTCCTGTCCACCAACAAGGACTTCCTCGGAAGGGTGGACCAGATACTGGACGACGCCAGCACCAAGATATCCGACGGCGCCGATGAGATGAACCAGTCGGTAGCCGTCATGGAGGAGGCCACGAACCGCTTCAAGTCCATGGCCTCCATCATATCCTCCATAGTAAAGGCCCAGAAGAACCTGAGCGACGTCAAGCTCTAG